GCCTCTCCCAAATCGGCAGGTATAACGGCAATACACGGACCAGTGTATGAACGGCGTAGAGCCATGGAAATTTCCTTGACAGGCCCATGAGGTTACAGGAAAATCTCCGCGGCCGACGATCACCGATGAACCGGAATATACAGAACAGTTGACTCAATAGTTAGCGAGCCTGTCAAAGTTGGTCCTATGGCAATATTCGCAGACACAAATGAACTGCTTCAGTTTGCTCGCACTTTTCTTCGCGAGCGAACCGACTCATTGCAGCGGGACGTTACTGTTTGCATACAGGGCGCGACGGCTGCGTTTCCGGCTTTGCTTTACTGCTTTTCGACCGTTGATCTGCTCGGAGCATTGCTCTCGGGTGACGCAAGTTCATCGAAAGGGATAACTGACCGCGCAAAGGCGTATGCACGGCGGTTCATGCACTATTCAGAAGACCAGTGCTCGCTCCTGTGGAGCATCTTTCGCCACAAGATCGTTCATCTTGCTCAGCCCAAAGCGGTCAGAAATTTCAAGGGCAAGAAGACAACATGGGGATATTGGCACGATGACGGACAACATCACTTACGAATCGTCCCAATAAGTCCTCCGATACATGAAGCCGTCACGTCCGGCCTGTCGCTCGATGCGGAACAGCGATTCGAGATCAGCATTCGGCATTTTGTGCTGGATATCGTTGACTCAGTGCATGCACCAGCGGGATACCTCCATGCTCTAGCGCTGAAGAAAGACCTTCGGGACAATTTCGCGAAGGCCGTAACCGGAATTTACGAGCCGTAGGCGGGTGGCTCGCTAACGCCTTAATGCAGCCGACCGGTCGCGAGCGGCCGGCGCCGGGAAAGCGGAGGTCGAATCTTTACCTTTGACCGAGAACGCCTCCGCGAGGTCAAACGGCCTCACGAGGAGGATTTGCGGCAAGGCCTGGGTAGGTGGGGCTGCCCTGGCCCTGGAGCGCAAGTATCCCAACGGGGGAAAGAATGGGGGTGGCAGTGGGTGTTTCCGGCATCAGCGCATTGCACCGACCGGCAGAACGGAGAGAAGCGCCGCCATCACCTCCACGAGTCGGTGCTTCAGAAGGCCGTCAAAGAAGCCAGGCGCAAGGCCGGTATCGCGAAGCCAGCCGGCCCGCATACGTTGAGGCATTCCTTCGCGACCCATCTCTTAGGAGACGGCTACGACATCAGGACCGTCCAAGAGCTGCTTGGCCACAAGGACGTGAGCACCACAATGATCTACACCCGTGTCTTAAACCGGGGTGGCAAGGGCGTCCGCAGCCCGGTGGACAGCCTGGGCGGCCTCTCCCAAATCGGCAGGTATAACGGCAATACACGGACCAGTGTATGAACGGCGTAGAGCCATGGAGATTTCCTTGACAAGCCCCTGAGGTTACAGGAAGATCTCCGCGGCCGACGATCCCCGATGAACCGGAATATACGGAACAGTTGACTCAATAGTTAGAGATCATTGGGGAACGCGTGAGCACACTCACCCAACTATTTGACGAACGCATACTCGGGATCTTTAGCGCAGCGGCTGGCGTCGCGGCCTACGCCTTTGCCGCGCAGCAAGTTCTTCGAAGAACACGAGAGCGTCGTCTTGCTAGGCAAGCTGACCTGCACAAGGCCATATCGAAAGGTCTACTTTCCGGCGCCCTCGAAAGCGTCGAGGACTTTGTAAACATCTACAAAGGGGTACACATGACGCAAAAGGGGTCGAATCTTTACCTTTGACCTGCAACACCTGGGGGAGGTCAGACGGCTTCACGAGGAGAATTTGCGGCGTTGGGGCTACGGTTATGGGGTCGAAACTTTTGTTGATGGCTGACGCTGCGGATGGTCCATGTTCGTTTGCGATGGCTGCACTGGCGGCGAGAACCGAAGCGATGGCTTTTCGCCCTGCAACATCGAGATTTCGCGTGCAAAGAATCCGTGCACGCGAACCAGACATGGATCGGCAATCAAAGGACCGAAAAACACAGGCACATCACCTTTAGCTTTCAACAGAATTGTGTTGTCCTAACCGAAGGATTCAATGAAAGCGAAGCGAGGGAAAGACAACGCGGCCGGGAAAGTGGGCATGTATTTGATGAAAAGGTTCTGCGATCTGGCCCACGCGGGTAAAGGGACCAGTTTTGGCCTGGGGCGCTACCGGATCGTTTCGCCGTCGCAGTGAGCTCGATCCTGGCCTCCGGAGAACCGAGAGGCCTTCGCTATCGCTTGAAATTTCCGCCCGACCCTGCCTAGATTCCGGGGTGTTCAGCGGCGCCGCTGTCGGAGCGCCGAAGCCGGGGAGGGTTCTCGTGGCGCAACCGAAGCTGCGGTTCTATTTCCGGGAGCCTGCCGTCGACACCAATCGGCCGCTCACGGAGGGGACCGTACGGGTCGAGGGGTTCGACTTCGAGATCGTCGGCAGCGAAGAGGAAGCGGACGCATGGGACTGCGGCTTCGCGGCCCGTATCGTGGCTCATGCGAAAGGGGCGCCGCATCTTTCGATTCCCGCTTTTCCCAACCGCAAGTTCCGCCTCTCCTACATTTTCGTCAACTCCGGGAGCGGCATCGGATCGCCGCGCGACCTTGCCGGCAGGCGTGTCGGCATCATGCAGTGGGACAACACCGCGGGCGTATGGGCCCGGGGCGCGCTCCAGCATTACTACGGCGTGGACCTGGCGTCGGTCCGCTGGATGGCGCTGCGCGTGAAGGAGGGAGTCGCGGCGCCCGGGATGCGGATCGAGAAGCTGTCCGCTCCCACGGACGCCGATCCCGACGAGATCCTGAACGATTGTTGGTCGGCGGGACGCTCGATGCGGTCATCGGCCCCAACGTTTTGCCCTCGATTTCGCGCCGGGATCCCCGGGTGCGGCGGCTGTTCCAGGACTACAAACGGGAAGAGCAGGAATACTTCAGGAGGACGGGAATCTTTCCCATCAGCCACGTGGTGACGCTCAGGCGCGATTTCGTCGATGCCCACCCGGATGCGCCGGTTGCGCTGCTGGAGGCCTTCCGCCGGGCGCGGGACGCGGCTTTCGACCGCCTGGAGGGGTCGGATCCTCAGGTCCTCGTCATCTCGTGGGCGGCCGCCGCGGTGGAGGAGCAGCGGGCCCTCATGGGAGAGCACTACTGGCCTTACAACGTGGAGGACAACCGGCACGTTCTGGACGCGATCACGCAATACGCGCACGAGCAGGGATTGTCGCCGGCCAGGATCGATTACGAGGATCTGTTCGATCGAGATGCGGCGACGCTCCCGGGACGGTAGCATGGCGCCCGGCATTCTCGGCGTCTGCGGCGAGCCGTTGAGAGCCGGGCGGCATCCATCGACCGGGAAAGCTGCGAACGCCGTCCGGCGGAACGGCGAGGAGGAGGGATGGAGCTCAGATACGGGCTGATCAGCGCGGACTCTCACGCGGCGTTCGACCGGGACACCTACACGAGCCGGATGTCGGCGCGCAAATGGGGCGACCGCATCCCGCGGGTCGTCGAGGTCCGGGAGAATGGCGCCGTCGCCGACCGATGGTCGGTTTACGGCAAGGTCTCCGACGGAGACGTGTGCAACTGTCCCGCGCTCATGGGCGAGCCGTTCCCGACCTTTCCGAAGCGGTGGGAGGAAGTGCCGCGGACGGCTTTCGACCCGCGCGAACGGCTGAAGGCGCTGGATCGGGACGGGGTCGACGCGGAGGTGCTTTTTCCCAATCCTCCCGGCGGCACGTTCTTCGAGTTCGGCGACCGCGACTTCGAGCTCGACGTCGTGCGAGCGTACAACGACGCGCTCGGGGACTGGGCGCAGGCGAGCGACCGCTATCTGCCGCTCGCCATCATTCCTTATCTGAGCGAGCCCGGCACGATCGCGCGCGAGGTCGAGCGGGCCGCCGCGCTGGGTCATCGCGGCATCAACTGCCTCGGGGAAATGCCGAGGCCCCTGCCTCACCTCACGGATCGTCACTGGGATCCGGTCTGGGACGTGTGCGAGCAGCTCGGTCTGCCGGTGCACGTCCACGGCTCGGCGGGTCTCCGCGCGGGTGCGTCGGTGCGCAAATGGAGCGGATACACGCCGCGGCAGGCCCACTCGGCGATGACCGCCACCTCGGCGGTCACTCCGGCGCAGGTCATCCCGCATCTCATCTTCTCCGGCCTCACGGAGCGTTTTCCGCGCCTGAAGTTCGTGTTCGCGGAGGCGGGCATCGGCGGCCTCAACTACGTGATCGCGGCTTGCGATCACGAATGGGAGACGCGCCGGCTGTGGACCGAAGGGCTGCGCGCTCGACCGAGCGAGACCGTGCGCCGGCAGATGTACGTGAACTTCTGGTTCGAGGCGGAAGGCATCAAGCTGCGCCACGACATCGGCATCGATAACATCATGTGGGAGTCGGATTTTCCGCACGTGGCTTCTTATTATCCGCGCTCGTGGGACGAGATCGAACGAGTGCTCGGGAACGTTCCCCCGGAGGACCGAAGAAAGCTGCTCTACGAGAACGCGCTGCGCCTTTACCGGGTCCGGGCGGAGATCCGGGAAGGGAGCGCTCGGAGCGAGGCGCCATGAACCTGCGGTACGGATGCATCAGCGCCGACGATCACGTGCAGGAGCCGCCCGATCTGTGGACACGGCGCCTGCCGAAGAGCCGCTGGGGAGAGAGGATTCCCCGACTCGAGCGCACCTCCGACGGCGCGGAGCGCTGGGTTCTCGACGGAAAGGTGCTGCTCGGCGGGGCGGCCGCCAGGGCGGGGGCGTTCACGCCGGACCGGCGCGACCCGCGCCGCTGGGAGGAAGTGCCCCCTGAGGCTTACGACCCGGCGGCGCGGCTGAGAGCCATGGACGAGGCGGGCGTGGATTGCTCGGTCCTCTATCCCTCGGTCGCGGGTCTGGCGGGCGAGGCATTCGGCCGGCTCGAGGATCCGGAGCTGGAGATCGCCTGCGTCCGGGCCTACAACGACTGGCTGATCGAGAGCTGGGGCGCGGCGAGCGAACGCTTCGTCCCGCAGTGCATCGTCCCCATCTGGCCGGTCGAGGAGACCGTCCAGGAGATTCGGCGCGCGGTCGCCATGGGCCATCGGGGCGTGGTTTTTCCCTCGCTGCCGATGCACCTCCGCAGGGTGCCGCACGTGAGCGGTCCGGAGTACGACCCGCTGTGGTCGGCGTGCGAAGAGCTCGACGTTCCGGTCTGCCTGCACGCGGGAGCGTCGGCGGAGCTGCAATACGGGCCGGCGCCGGGGCTCCGGCCGGTGCTCGCCGAAGCGCTCGACGCGGTGACGCGACCGGTGTCCAGCGTGTTCGTGCTATCCCTCTACTCGTTCTCGCGCATCCTGCTTCGCCACCCGCAGCTCCGGCTCGTGTTCGCTGAAAGCGCGTTGAGCTGGGCCATGCTCTACATGGAATGGGCGGATCACCAGTTCGAGCACGACGGACTTGCGCGCGAGGGCTACGATCTCAAACCTTCGGAGATGTTTCACCGGCAGTGCTTCCTGACGTCGTGGTTCGACCCGATCGCACCGTTCGTTTCTTACGTGGGAGCCGATCACATTCTGTGGTGCGGCAACCTTCCGTCGGCGACCTCCACCTGGCCGCGGACCCGCGAGACGCGGGAGCGCTGCCTGCGCGAGGTGTCGGCGGACGACCGGGAAAAGATATCGTGGCGAAACGCAGCGCGGCTCTACCGCCTGTGAGAGACCGCGGCCGGTCGCGCCGCGGGAGGAGGAGCCATGAGACTCCCGAAAGCGGGCCTCGCCTTTCCACTCTCCGCCTTCCTGTTCTTCCTGTGCGCTCCGTCCGGCCGGGCTCAGGCGCCGTTCTACCAGGGCAAGACCATCACCATCATCCGGGGCGGCGCACCCGGAGGCGTCGGGGAGATGCGCACCAGAGCCGTGGCGAACTTCTTGAAGAAGCACGTTCCCGGGAACCCCACGATCCTGATCGAGTTCATGCCCGGGGCGGGAGGCCGCAAGGCCGCCAATCACATCTATCGCGGCGCCCGGCCTGACGGCCTGACGATCGGAAGCATGCCGGGCGGGATGGTGTCGTCGGCGATCCTGGGCGAGCCGGGCGTCCAGTACGATCTCGACAAATTCATCTACCTCGGCTCGCCGAACAGCGCCTCCCATTACGTCTTTTTTACGGGCAAAAAGGTCGGGCTCGGCAGCCTTGCCAGGCTCAGGGAATTTTCGGGCCTCAGGATCGGCGCCCAGACGGTGGGTCATCCCGTCTACTACACCGGTCGGCTTTTCGCCTATCTCCTCGACCTGAAAGAGCCGAAGTTCATCACCGGCTACTCGTCCCCCGAGCTCGACGCCGCCATGTTGCGCGGGGAGCTGGACGCGCAGACCGGAGTGGCCAGCAGCGTGGTGAGGCAGAATCCCGAGTTCCTGGAGAAAGGGCTCGTGGACTTCCATGCCATTCTGGAGATTCCAAAAGGGGACAAGCACCCGCGTTTTTCCGGGCTCCCCGAGCTGGAAAGCTTCGCGCGATCGGAAAAAGACCGAAAACTGCTGGCGCTGCACCGCACTTTCCGGCTGGCGGGGTCCCCGTTCGCCTTGCCGCCGGGCACGCCGCCGGAGCGGGCGGAAATCCTGCGGGAAGCGATGCGGAAGATCTTTACCGATCCGGAGTTTCTCGCGGAATACCGGAAACTGACGGGGGAGGAGGCTTCGCCGCTGCTGCCCGACGCGCACCAGAAGGCGATTCGGGAGCTTCCCCGGGACACGGAGGTCGTCGATTTCTACAAGATGCTCGGGGGCACTCAGCCGCTCCCGCCCCGCTGATCGGTTCGAGAGCGGAGCTGGACACGGCGGCGGCGAGCAACGAGCTGGCTGCGAACAGCGAATTGCAGAAGCTCCGTTTGCGGTCGCTCCATCGGAGCGCCCGGCAGCGCTAGCGATTTAAAGTTCCGGACGGTTCGAACGGGAGCGGAGGGATTCTCGCCGTCAGCCGAAGTTTCCCAGACCTCCCCCGAGGATCTGCACTCCCGCGGTCCTCTCAATATAGCTGGCGAACTGATATTTGTTCTGGCGCGGATCGGGAATCCGCCGGGTCTTCGGCGGCCGGTCGGTGTCGAGCGGCTCGATGCGGGCGTCGATGAAGTGCGGGCCGGGGCGAAACAGCGCGAGCTGCAGTTTTTCCCGGAACTGCGGTGCCTCGTCGACGGTCCAGCAGCTGGCGATGCCGCATTCGCGGGCGACCCCCGCAAGGCTCATCTTGCCCGCGGTTGCAGTGGGCATGCCGGGCTCGGTCTTGTGGCTTCCGAGGTAGTTGCGGTTGTTCATGACGATCACGATCAGGTTCCCGGGGCTCTCGTTGGCGATCGTCCCCAGAACGCCGAGGTTCAGCGTGAGATTGCCGTCGGCGTCGAGGGCGATCACTTTGCGGTTCGGCAACGCCAGAGCGAGGCCCAGAGCGGCGGGCGTGCACATCCCCATGGTGACGTGGAACAGGTTGGCCTCGCGCTCGGCGATCTGTCCCCAGAAACCGCTGTTGTTGCCGATGCTCGCGACGACGATCACGTCGTCGGCGATCATCGACGCCAGCTCCCGCAGCAGCGCGAAGCGAGTTACCATAACGCCTCCTCCGTCAG
The sequence above is a segment of the Candidatus Zixiibacteriota bacterium genome. Coding sequences within it:
- a CDS encoding amidohydrolase family protein: MNLRYGCISADDHVQEPPDLWTRRLPKSRWGERIPRLERTSDGAERWVLDGKVLLGGAAARAGAFTPDRRDPRRWEEVPPEAYDPAARLRAMDEAGVDCSVLYPSVAGLAGEAFGRLEDPELEIACVRAYNDWLIESWGAASERFVPQCIVPIWPVEETVQEIRRAVAMGHRGVVFPSLPMHLRRVPHVSGPEYDPLWSACEELDVPVCLHAGASAELQYGPAPGLRPVLAEALDAVTRPVSSVFVLSLYSFSRILLRHPQLRLVFAESALSWAMLYMEWADHQFEHDGLAREGYDLKPSEMFHRQCFLTSWFDPIAPFVSYVGADHILWCGNLPSATSTWPRTRETRERCLREVSADDREKISWRNAARLYRL
- a CDS encoding amidohydrolase family protein, with translation MELRYGLISADSHAAFDRDTYTSRMSARKWGDRIPRVVEVRENGAVADRWSVYGKVSDGDVCNCPALMGEPFPTFPKRWEEVPRTAFDPRERLKALDRDGVDAEVLFPNPPGGTFFEFGDRDFELDVVRAYNDALGDWAQASDRYLPLAIIPYLSEPGTIAREVERAAALGHRGINCLGEMPRPLPHLTDRHWDPVWDVCEQLGLPVHVHGSAGLRAGASVRKWSGYTPRQAHSAMTATSAVTPAQVIPHLIFSGLTERFPRLKFVFAEAGIGGLNYVIAACDHEWETRRLWTEGLRARPSETVRRQMYVNFWFEAEGIKLRHDIGIDNIMWESDFPHVASYYPRSWDEIERVLGNVPPEDRRKLLYENALRLYRVRAEIREGSARSEAP
- a CDS encoding tyrosine-type recombinase/integrase, producing MFPASAHCTDRQNGEKRRHHLHESVLQKAVKEARRKAGIAKPAGPHTLRHSFATHLLGDGYDIRTVQELLGHKDVSTTMIYTRVLNRGGKGVRSPVDSLGGLSQIGRYNGNTRTSV
- a CDS encoding thiamine pyrophosphate-dependent enzyme, encoding MVTRFALLRELASMIADDVIVVASIGNNSGFWGQIAEREANLFHVTMGMCTPAALGLALALPNRKVIALDADGNLTLNLGVLGTIANESPGNLIVIVMNNRNYLGSHKTEPGMPTATAGKMSLAGVARECGIASCWTVDEAPQFREKLQLALFRPGPHFIDARIEPLDTDRPPKTRRIPDPRQNKYQFASYIERTAGVQILGGGLGNFG